The Persephonella sp. KM09-Lau-8 nucleotide sequence CCCAAAATAACGATGATGGAGTATCATCCATAGTCATAAGAAACATCATAAAAAATGTTCTTGGTGAAGTTTCCGAAAATGAGATTCAAGAAAAAGAAAATGCAATACAAAAACTTTTAGAAAATAAACTTACCTTTGTATCAGGTGTAGCAGGTGCTGGAAAATCAACGGTAATCAAGATTTTTACTGAAGTTCTAAATGGGTTAGGAGAAGATTTCAAAATCCTCACACCTACGGGAAAAGCAAGTGAAAGGCTTAGAGAATGGAATAATAGAAATAAATCTGAAAATATAAAAACCATCCATTATTTCTTAAAATCCAATGGTTTTATGGATAACGAGCTGTTTATTTTTAAAGAGGATGGCGAGATTCAGGAGGTAGAAAATCTTATTATTGATGAAATCTCAATGGTACCTCTGGACTTGCTTTATTATCTTTTAAACGCAGTAAATCTCGGGCAGATAAAAAGAATCATTTTCGTAGGAGACATAAAACAACTTCCTCCCATAGGATACGGTTATCCTGCTAAAGATATTTACAATTTTCTTGAGCAAAACCATCCACAAAATCTTATAAAACTAGAAAAAAGCTACAGAAGCTGTGATAAATTTATCCAGCTTGCAAATAAACTGAGAAATGATAATCTAATGCCAGAAGATGTAAAGCCTTATTTAACTGATAATATTAATGATGATAATTTCCAGATTCTAAAATTTTCCAATCAGGAAGAATTAGAAGTTCTTATAAATCAGATAATCCAAAAAGAGGGTATTACAAAAGAAAAACTGGCTCAAGATCCTGAAATTTTTCAGATTTTAACACCTAAAAAAGAGGGATACACAGGTAGTAACCACTTAAACAGATACATAAACAGTTTATTTAACATAGATAAATTTAGCTGGGATAATACAAAAATCATAAAGCTTATTAACACATACTGCCCTCCTGAGAAAGAAAATTGTGTAGAAACATTCAACGGGATGATTGGAATTGTATTTCTTAAGAAAGATAATAAAAATAAAAGCTGGAAGATAAGGTTCAAAGGTGGACAGATTATACCTTTTTACGCAGACAAAATGGGCTATGAGTACGACTATGCATACACTATCACAATTCATAAATCTCAGGGAAGCGAGTTTGATACAGTTGTTGTGATACTGCCTGAAAACATTGGAAACCTGTTTACCAGAGAACTTTTATATACGGCTTTAACCAGAGCCAAAAGAAAACTTTATCTCCTTGTAGAAAACGAAAATCTTCTTTACGAAACACCTCTAGAAATAGAAAGAAGCAGTAAATTATTTGGAGAAAATCTTTTGGAACTACCTGAGTCTACAGGATATGTTTCACTACAAAACATGAAACTTTTATCAAAGCTTGATCTGTATATTGCAAGTATGTTGGAGTTAAAAGGAATTCATTATAAATACAAAACCTCAGGAGCTGATTTTGAAACCGCAGACAAAAAGATCCATTTGATTAATCTGAATACATATCAGGGCAGGATTAAAAACAAGACAATTTCAGAGGATGAAACAAACATCAAGATAGTTTTTGAAAAAGAAATTAACATAAAAAGTTTTGCTGAAAAGCTTGGAATAGAGTCTCAGGATAGATCATCTGAAAATAAAGAAGATTATAGGGAGAAAAAGAGAACCGAAATAATCGAAAAAGAACAAACATATATCGAACCAGACACAAACTTCAAAATAATAACCCACAATGGGCTAATCACCCGTAGTATATCTGAATCTATATTGATGTTTCTATTTGATTATTTAGGTTGGAATTATGAGTATGAAAAAGAAGTTAATCTCAATGGTAAAAAACTTTTACCTGATTTTTATTTCCCTGACAAAAATATCTACTGGGAACATCTAGGATTGTTAAATGATCCATATTATTTGGAAAGATGGAAAGTCAAAAGAAAAGTTTATGAAGATGCTTGGATAAAAGTTTTAAGTTTAAAAGATTGGAATGGTGAAAAAAATTGCTGTATATATACAACTGAAGAGGATATAAAAAATTTAAACAAACTCTGGGGGATTTTAAAAAATGTCTCGAAGATTCTACATTAATTCAAACGGAAGGCTTCGAAGGAAAGAAAATACTCTATATTTTGAAACAGAGCAGGATGGACAAACCATAAAAAAAGCTCTTCCAATAAATGATATTGATGCAATTTATGTATTTGGAGAAATTGACATAAACACAAAAGCTTTAAACTACCTTTCCCAGTACGACATTCCAATTCACTTTTACAACTATTATGGCTTTTATTCAGGAAGTTTTTTACCTAGAAAGAAGAATGTATCTGGCTATCTATTAGTTGAACAGGTTAAACATTATTTAGATAATAACAAAAGACAGTATATAGCAATTTCTTTTATAGAAGGAGCCATACATCATATTTTGAGAAATTTAAGAAAAAATGAGATAAATCCTAAGGATTATGAAGATATTGAAAAGGATTTATTACCTAAAATTTTTGAAACAAAAACATCTGAAGAATTAATGGCAATAGAGGGAAATATAAGAGATAGGTATTATCAACTTTTCAACAAAATCATTAAAAATAAAGATTTTTTTATGGAAAAAAGAGAAAAAAGACCGCCAGACAATCCAATAAATGCATTAATTAGTTTTGGAAACTCTATAATGTACAATACTGTTTTAACTGAAATTTATAGAACCCAGCTTGATCCTACAATTAGCTATCTTCATTCACCGCAAGAAAAAAGATTTTCTCTTTCCCTTGATTTAGCTGAGATTTTTAAGCCGTTTATCATTGATCCTTTGATTTTTTCATTAATAAATACAGGTCAGATATCTATTAAAGATTTTGATAAGGACCTGAACTATGCATATTTGAATGAAGATGGAAGAAAAAAGTTTCTAAAAGCTTATGAAGAAAGGCTTGCAAAGACCGTAAAGCACAGAAAACTAAAAAGAAAAGTTTCTTATAGGCAACTGATAAGGCTTGAGTGCTATAAATTGATTAAACATTTAATTGGAGATGAGATTTATCAATCATTTAAAGCATGGTGGTAAAATGTTTGTGATAGTTACCTACGACATTACGGATGATAGAAGACTAAACAAAGTAAGGAAAATTTTAAAGAAATATCTTTACTGGAGCCAACTATCTACGTTCGAAGGGGAAATTTCAGAAGGAAAACTTGCACAATGTATGGCAGAAGTAGATGAGGTTATAAACCCTGCTGAAGACAGTATTTATGTTTATGAGGTAAAAAATCCTAAGAATATAAAGAAAAAAGTTTTAGGAATAGAAAAGAATTATATGGACAATTTCTTGTGATAAAATTTTTTAGGTTACATGGAAAGTGAATATGGTTCTCTGATGAACAGTCTATTTCGGAGAAGTGGATTAAATAATAATAGTTATTAATAAGTTTTGCATTTTGAGTAGAAAATATATTTTTGTGTAAGTTGGCTTTTTACAAGGATTAGCGAGAATATAATAGAAAATATATTTGCATTACTAAAGGTTCACTGCAAAAAACTACCTTCAGCGAGGACTTAAGAGAATTTAAAAAGCCTCGTTAAGCCTTGAAACTACTTGCCAAAATAAAATTTTTTTACTAAACTTAATTAACGGGTTTTATCTGAACTATATGGGATAGAAAGGCTGCTCGCTCGTGCGCTTCTTTCAAAGCCTGCAAGGTTTTATCTGAACTATATGGGATAGAAAGAATTTAAATGAGGAACTCTAAGACTATCTATATTTGAAGTTTTATCTGAACTATATGGGATAGAAAGTTCCAGCTGTCATCCCACTTTAAAATCCCATTCTTTTCTTTTTGGTTATTATATCTTTCAAACGTTTTGTATTTTGTCTTATGTTTTCATCTTTAAAAACTGCAGATACGACAGCAATATTTTCGCAACCTATATCTAAAACTGCTTGCAGATTGTTTTCATTTATTCCTCCTATTGCGACTACAGGTTGAATAGAAATTTCTATGGCTTTTTTAAGTTGTTCAAGTCCTGCAAGCTGGGCGTCTTCTTTGGTTCCTGTCGGGAAGATACTGCCAAAACCTATATAATCAATGGGAAGTTTATTTGCCTCTTCAACCTGTTCTATGTTTTTTGTAGACAGTCCAAGGATTTTATCAAAACCGATTAATCTTCTAACCACTTCAACATCTAAATCATCCTGTCCCACATGAACACCATCAGCATCTATAGCCAGAGCAATATCTACTCTATCATTTATTATTAGTGGTTTGTTGTATTTATCACATAATTTTTTTATTTGCGTGGCTTCCTGATACATTTCTCTGGAGGATTTGTTTTTTGCTCTATACTGGATAATATCTGCTCCGCCTAAAATGGCTTCTTCAACAGCCTTTGCTATGTTTTTTCCTTCAAGGAGTTTTTCATCTGTGATTACATATAAGGAAAGTTTCAGTTCTTTCATTTAAAGTCCTTCAAGAAGATTTTTTACCTTTTCTTCTATTTTATCTCTAATCTGACGAAAAGTTTGAAGCTTTTCTTCTTCTGTTCCTTCTGCTTTTGCGGGGTCAGGAAGTCCCCAATGCTGAGTGTTAGCACCGGGAACAACAGGACAAGTTTCAGCAGCATCTCCACAAAGGGTTATTACATAATCAAGCTCATTTAAAGGTATATCATCAAGGGATTTTGATTTGTTTTGTGAAATATCTAATCCTTTTTCTGTCATAACTTTTATTGCAAAAGGGTGCACATATCCAGAAGGATTAGACCCTGCAGAGTAAATCTCAATATCTTTTCCTAATTTTTTTGCATAATATTTTCCAAATCCCTCCGCCATCTGACTACGGGCAGAATTTCCAGTGCAGATAAAACCTATCTTTATAGGCATTATTTTCTGCCTCAGAAAGATTAATCTTCTTCATTTTTAGATTTGTGAATTATATTGGCTTTTTCCATCAAAGGTTTTACACCAATACCATATTCATAAACTAACTTACCACCTAATCTTCCCTGATAACCTATAAGCCCTATACCAATAAATGCTGCAATTAAATAAATTACCATAAGCTTAGAATTTTCTTTAACATAGAGAAAAATCCTAAACAACCCTAATCCTGTGAATATCCAGGGAAGAATTTTTCCAAGTTCTTCATGAGGTTCAAAAACTTTTTCCGCATATGTTCCTTCTATCAAATGTTCAACCGCTTCTTCGGCAGCTTCTCCAGAAATCATAGCTCCCCATACAGCTAATACACCAACAATAAATGTCCAAAAGGCCGCATGTTTTAAACTTTCTCTTTTAAGTGCAAAACCAAGAAGCTCAAAAATTACTCCTATTATTGTTAGGGCTATTGCAAAATGG carries:
- a CDS encoding AAA family ATPase, with translation MKNQNKVTKHVSVRLTWHDNGWNGESCKDPKNNLSCQQDANLFIHKTKIIKDNKCYTDTKKAQAYINSYLKQNSCFLKHSKLGYICTIHSAQLENENGIADIPPCDSFSAFKKESKKENKKEKPYVHTKNPARKIDEFDEKALKICKKKNQEPWDFVRNWNQVKYFPQDYRNHIINGSSIALFYTVNFPEESGKFIVGYSVIKDKNDDFIPHGYGKTKIFNKSNAGSRWGEEWCFILEEEDRYRFPFQELIGSRNIELLEQVKNILKVEPQDEKYFRNLSLFIPEHILIKYLKKLRQAVSLLELYGEDPKIGGDFSKIDAKIQQLTKTYLSFKYPGLPAVGRFLYWWSAFSNYEENLEFEDNLKKLLFETIKNHNYFFETNGKRFYIGSKKKNLHPKNDFPEDFIQLLEDIIVYYPISNEKVIERIKLLIDKNILSIYQIKQNPYILYEEFVPSLDGSINLSFEDIDYGEYKRSIETYRQSDQSEKSKNKIAKSFYLNPYRIRALIHEYFKVYRDDPGFIWVSFKDIESYIRKRLSSGLGTGDFDLDFEKILKSSEINETIEIDWNKRYLTLKKLAEIEKKVKEDINLLITQNNDDGVSSIVIRNIIKNVLGEVSENEIQEKENAIQKLLENKLTFVSGVAGAGKSTVIKIFTEVLNGLGEDFKILTPTGKASERLREWNNRNKSENIKTIHYFLKSNGFMDNELFIFKEDGEIQEVENLIIDEISMVPLDLLYYLLNAVNLGQIKRIIFVGDIKQLPPIGYGYPAKDIYNFLEQNHPQNLIKLEKSYRSCDKFIQLANKLRNDNLMPEDVKPYLTDNINDDNFQILKFSNQEELEVLINQIIQKEGITKEKLAQDPEIFQILTPKKEGYTGSNHLNRYINSLFNIDKFSWDNTKIIKLINTYCPPEKENCVETFNGMIGIVFLKKDNKNKSWKIRFKGGQIIPFYADKMGYEYDYAYTITIHKSQGSEFDTVVVILPENIGNLFTRELLYTALTRAKRKLYLLVENENLLYETPLEIERSSKLFGENLLELPESTGYVSLQNMKLLSKLDLYIASMLELKGIHYKYKTSGADFETADKKIHLINLNTYQGRIKNKTISEDETNIKIVFEKEINIKSFAEKLGIESQDRSSENKEDYREKKRTEIIEKEQTYIEPDTNFKIITHNGLITRSISESILMFLFDYLGWNYEYEKEVNLNGKKLLPDFYFPDKNIYWEHLGLLNDPYYLERWKVKRKVYEDAWIKVLSLKDWNGEKNCCIYTTEEDIKNLNKLWGILKNVSKILH
- the cas1b gene encoding type I-B CRISPR-associated endonuclease Cas1b; translation: MSRRFYINSNGRLRRKENTLYFETEQDGQTIKKALPINDIDAIYVFGEIDINTKALNYLSQYDIPIHFYNYYGFYSGSFLPRKKNVSGYLLVEQVKHYLDNNKRQYIAISFIEGAIHHILRNLRKNEINPKDYEDIEKDLLPKIFETKTSEELMAIEGNIRDRYYQLFNKIIKNKDFFMEKREKRPPDNPINALISFGNSIMYNTVLTEIYRTQLDPTISYLHSPQEKRFSLSLDLAEIFKPFIIDPLIFSLINTGQISIKDFDKDLNYAYLNEDGRKKFLKAYEERLAKTVKHRKLKRKVSYRQLIRLECYKLIKHLIGDEIYQSFKAWW
- the cas2 gene encoding CRISPR-associated endonuclease Cas2 produces the protein MFVIVTYDITDDRRLNKVRKILKKYLYWSQLSTFEGEISEGKLAQCMAEVDEVINPAEDSIYVYEVKNPKNIKKKVLGIEKNYMDNFL
- the thiE gene encoding thiamine phosphate synthase, whose product is MKELKLSLYVITDEKLLEGKNIAKAVEEAILGGADIIQYRAKNKSSREMYQEATQIKKLCDKYNKPLIINDRVDIALAIDADGVHVGQDDLDVEVVRRLIGFDKILGLSTKNIEQVEEANKLPIDYIGFGSIFPTGTKEDAQLAGLEQLKKAIEISIQPVVAIGGINENNLQAVLDIGCENIAVVSAVFKDENIRQNTKRLKDIITKKKRMGF
- a CDS encoding arsenate reductase ArsC; the encoded protein is MPIKIGFICTGNSARSQMAEGFGKYYAKKLGKDIEIYSAGSNPSGYVHPFAIKVMTEKGLDISQNKSKSLDDIPLNELDYVITLCGDAAETCPVVPGANTQHWGLPDPAKAEGTEEEKLQTFRQIRDKIEEKVKNLLEGL
- a CDS encoding DUF2231 domain-containing protein: MAELHPPIVHFAIALTIIGVIFELLGFALKRESLKHAAFWTFIVGVLAVWGAMISGEAAEEAVEHLIEGTYAEKVFEPHEELGKILPWIFTGLGLFRIFLYVKENSKLMVIYLIAAFIGIGLIGYQGRLGGKLVYEYGIGVKPLMEKANIIHKSKNEED